One Scophthalmus maximus strain ysfricsl-2021 chromosome 7, ASM2237912v1, whole genome shotgun sequence genomic window, GACATCGGGCTTCTGATAGCACCCGGAGTTCAAATCAAAGCTCTTAATTGAAGCCGCGCAGGGAAAGAGATGTTTacaacagatgtttgttttagtGTGTGCGAAGAATCTGCTCTGAAACTATTACCTACGTCACGTTTGCACAGAGAGGCGTTACAAATCCACACGTGTGAGACACGCTTCCATCACGATGTGTTTGTTTACTGAGGGAGATTTTGCTCGACGATGATCTTGGAAGGTATGCAGAATTCCTTACAACTCATAATAGCCCCGTGTTTATCTCCCAATGTTCCTctgcaaaagcattttttgtttcctctcctttcagCTCGGGTTCGccaacatttgtttaaaaaggcTGTTGTAAATCAGCCGTTGGCCTGGATGTGGATTTCCAGCTGACATTTGGATCCTTATTAGATGTTTTGAGACAGCTTCTCAAACGTAGCCAACCTCACAAAGTTCAGActtgaaaaaatgtcatcacaggaaaagtaaaacaaattataTTACTTATTATTGTGGCTAAACGCTCAAAGGGTTGTGATGTTACGAAATCCATCCGAAggcttcctcttctgctccttGGCTTTGATATGAATTCCTTTATTTATAAAAGCGTTATATTACAGTGTCAACTGTGTTTGCCCTGTAACACTTGTCTAATGGGAAGTATTACTTGATAGGTAGCACAACAAAGGATATTTTGCAGATCAGGATTTTGTCTGCCCTTGAAATAGTGATTTCATATCCAACCCatcttacaaaataaacacttgCTTAGTAATgctcacacaacaacaacatgacacaGGGAAACACTACAGAATGCAGTGCTAACAATGCTCTCCTCTGTGGTATGGCATCTCTATGCAACAACAAGCGTCCTTGTTACCATGGTGGCGTCATTTCATccagggaaagacagagagacaaatttCAGTTTGAGGCTATTTTGGCTCTACATCAACTGCACTGGAGGTAGAAATGTTATCATCTCAATATGTGCAGAGCCAACACAACAACTAATCCGTGAGCGAACCAGTGAACTTCTTGCCAAAGAATGAAATGATCACGACAAAATATAAACGCCAATAAATGATCTttttccattcatccatcccttTTCTAGCCCAGCCCTGCTCACACGCGACAGGTTGCCAGCCAATCCCAGGACCTTAGTCGGggaaacacattcacaccaataCAAGCAATTCCAGGTTTCCACTTAACCATCACCTGCATATCTTCAGGCTGTGGGGACtaaccagaggacagaggaggacagagatgCAGACAGAGGAAGATCATGCAAACTactccaaaaaaaccaaacccagCTGGCCTGGTCGGCTCcagctgtgaggtgaaagtgcaaACCATTGAGCTGACATGTCATACTTCCACACTGCTTTCAGGCTGAAAATAGCAGTTAATTTATACAGCATTAATGGATTTCTGGGGGGGCATTTAGGAGCAGGcggaaaaaataattcattatgGTCTCTACAAGTGGCCCTTTTCACACTATGCATActcatttaaagctacagtgtgtaatatttagaagaacgaattcacagaaattgaatatattgtccataattgtgtgttcatatatgtataaccacctgcaacaaagaaccgatgagttaaatatagcaACATTCGGGGACCCGACCTACGTGTAAattgccatgtttgctacatcaTGTTGTGTTCCACTGCAACTCGGGAGGTTGGAAAAATCACTACCgcgacttccggggtccgagttccgagcgttgaatttccagcatgggagaaaccggaaatggaattagccgTCCCCCATAGCCACCATAAAATGTGAGAGGATGCAGCACACTCCAGGAAGTCTAGTTTGACTAACttttagacatgaactccagaaccTGTCCAAAACATTTGgtccggacattctccagagtttgcctttcacatatgactaACGCGGCAGAAGATCGTCCGAGTCAGGAAAAACTGTCCAGACTTCAATGCATGGCCTCAGGCAGCCGCAGATCCATGACTTTGAGGGCTTATCGGACACCCAGACTCTTCACTATGAGACAGGATTTTACTAATCTAAAGTAATCATGTTTTAATGAGGAGGCTGTCTGGACAAGGCCTCTACAGCGACAGACTAATACAGTATGACCGGTTTAAACTTGAGGAATCAGCTGGGCCAGAGTGCCACGATTAATACTGAGAGTTACAGAATGTTTGTGAACCacaatgttcagtttttgttgacaCAGCGTCAGGGCGGTGTTCAGTTCTATTGTAACTGAGGTCATACTTTGTGGCCGTATTATATTACACAGCAATGTGCACCGAAAggttatataatatatttttttcaaccaatTATATGTGGATTTGCTATTGcactgggttttttaaaaaaaaatcttagtcATCAATCGCCACAAAATATGTGGTTTTTCGAGCCGAGGGGGGAGGTATAGCGGTGGTTCTTGGACACATCTGCAATCTCCTTCAGTGTGAAACAGCGGTGCACTGGGCCAACGCGGAGAGGAATGCAGCGGCGTTTGGATAGACAGTGTGTGCGAGGACGAGGGCCCGGCCTTTGTCGAGATTTATGAGTGAGCAAACAAGGGAGAGAAGACGCTCGCTCTCCAAAGTCACCACCCTCAGCGAAGGGGACCTTCGCTAACACAATAATATACAATCAGCATTTAAGAGCTGCTGTAACTGGCCCACCGCACAGTCCGAAAACTTCCCTTGTTTGTTGTAGCAGGATGTTAATCCGTAACATGTTTGTCAGATCATATCAACACGCCATGTGCTCCCGGTCACTGCTTAGAGAAGCTCAGAACATCAATGCATGCGGGCAAAATTCCAAACCCCCAAAACTTTCAAGTCAGACAACACTTTTCTTTCTATCGAGCATTTTGCAGACACATTTTCTCAGACCAGGCAACAGCCTTTTCCTTCAAGCTGATACTACATGTGGTTTTGTGATGTGTTGCCATATGGGGGACGACTCACCTCTTGTCCAGATTTAAGTCTGGCTGGCACGCTGGAGTTATCCCTAGGGACCTAGCTCATTCTCAAACTGAATAATGAGCCGGTGTGGATCACACAAGGTTTTATCCCACTGTCAGCAACAGCTCAGGGAGCATAAAGACAAGCGCTGCACTTTCTTCACCGCAAAAATGAGTCACGACAAAAGGAGAACCGATAAAAGTATGGTGCTTTTTATCCAGAAAAATGCACCACACATCACCACAGAACATTCGACATGACTTTTGCTTTGGGTTCGTGTCATTTATAAAGTTGTACTTCAGGATTTGAAACTGCCTTTTCCTGCTAACCCTCGAGTTCAATTCAATGTAGAAATCATTCATCCACGAGACTCTAACAATCAGTGCTGCCTCGCTTTTCTTCAACATATCATTCAGGGGACACAAGTGATGCAGATCCAGAAGCCATGCGGAGCCTGACGCCTCAGATTTCATCTTACAAAAGTGATTGGTGCAGACTGATACCCAACACCATTGGGGAGGGTTGGTTTCTCTGTTATTGTGTTCCCCCTTTGTGATTATTCAAAGCTCCGAGAGGCTAGATTCTAGTCTCCCATTAGTCGGTTGTTGCCAGGTACAAAATCTACAGAACATGACGTCTGCCCTGCTGTCACATGTACCAGTTACAAGCTGCTATCCATGTACGCTTACTTCcagaaaatgcacatttaatAATGTTTGAGTCTAGATTGATTCCAGCACAGCCCAGTTATCAATTAACGAcactaattcaaaataattgATACAAGACGGGTGCGGCGCAGTATATTTCAGAGACCGGGATTAGCAACAAGTAATTGTACCAGGCAGTGCAGTTGAAGCCAACAGTGCTCACATCTGCCCTTTACACAAAGGCCTCAGCGGCTCTTTATTCAATCAGAATGCAATGTAATTAGCCCAACAGATCAAGTCGTCCAATTGTTTTCAAATGAGATCAAGGTCCATCTATGGGATTTGCTCTGGCAGCAGTTCAAAGTGCTGCATCGCACTGTGAGAGGAGTCCAAGCCTCTGGACCAGActagatttattttctctgctaTTGAAACCAGGGCTGCAGCTCAGACAGACAATTCTGATATGGATGTcttcggtgggggggggggggggacaggaggggaaaaagatgaaaagaagcAGACAGACGTTACGGAGAGAGTTGAAGCTTTTGTGACGGACTGATTTGCAGTTTGAGCAAcagcagagataaaaaaaaaccaactaaaaaCCTGTTGAGCAAAAGCCAACGCAGGACAGagaaaatggaaggaaaaaGATTTATGGAGCACACCCTTACATTTTTCGGACATTACCCAGAACCCTCTGCTCCCTACGCTATTTTATAGAGGCCACATGCAGCTACTGCCCACCACCACGTCGCGGAGACAGTTACATTCCTGCAGATCACGTGCTCTCCAGgatcacagttttaaaaaacctcTTCTATAGAcctgagggaagaggaaagtCGGGCAGGGAAAAAAAGCGACAAAGAGctaaagggaagaaaaaaggaggaggaggaggaggaggaggaggagcacacCGGAAAAGGTTGACCTCAGATCTGCGTGTTCCGAGTGTTGCCACAGCTGTCTCTGGTTCAGCAGAACACGAGTCACATCAAGGGGAGTTTTCTGGACCGGCGGGGAAACACAGCAGAGGGAAAGGGTCTCTGCCCGAACAAAAACACTACTGCAAAACTTCCCCATGTAGAGTATTGAATATagatattactattattataaaatatcaaaCGGTCATTCTCAAATAAACAAGATATAATGTGTTAATTAGCGAGAGAGATGCTGGTGGGCTGATTACTTTTTATTACTAATAGTTACCGCACCATGTGCCAATGATATTGTACCCTTGACGACACACAATGTTCTTAGTGAAATTAATGTAGTTTTGGGCTGCGGCTGGGAAAAAACGGGGCAGAGGTTTAAACTTAAtctaaagctacagtgtgtaatatttagaagaacttattcacagaaattgaatatattgtccataactatgtgttcatacatgttttttcgacctccgtgtaagtcgccacGTTTGCTGCGTCGcgttgaatacgcttgttgcacaaaacggtcccgaatacgtcgcattcgcgttgaatttccagggccaccataaagtgtcccctgtcgggtgctcagttggttgcggtttgcaactttaccaccgaatgccgccagaaaagtacgaaaattacacactggggctttaagtatAAGTTATCATGCAAATCTGAGCtggagttttccttttttcatcctCGTAACTAAAAACACAGTTCAGTCAGAACCAAAAAGGTATAgcctcatctcatctcaacaTTTAGccaaaacaataaatcattttaaaagcctAGAATAGAGAATAGCTCAGCATCAAAAAGCAAACTGCCACACATGATTGAAAAAATCGTTATcatctcactttttcttttcctcctagTTCAATAATGTTCCCATGAGACTACTTTCTACTACTACTTTCTAAAGACAGTGGCGCATTGTGGCTCCTAATAGAGCTTGCAGGATGAAGGTAATCGTATCACAGACATATAACATTTGGAGGAGTAGAGAAGAGTCATGCAGCCAGAAAATTGACTCAGTAATATCACTTTCACCTCCACTATCATTACACAAGCCGTGAGCTTGGCCGTTCAACTTCAAACTTGGAAGAGGACGACTGAGTTACAGCATTTCTTCTTTCAAAGGTTTCATAATGTCACTTCACCAAATAACAACTCCTGACTTAAACCTGATTGTATGTAGGCGAACAAATATTTGGACTTGGTGTGATATTTGCCTCCGTTATCCCAGTACAATGAATGTGAATTGGATTTTTCTCTGTGGTGCTCCAAGCCTttcaaaattacatttcaaaggCAGATAAATCTCAGCATATGATACAAAAATATCAACGTGACCTCACACCACTGGGTCTGATtcataatattcataatttgtgATCTGAGTGGACTGAGCCCTTAATATCATTCAGATggctttgtttctttcatttattctcGGGTGGAATGACTTAATGTAACGCCGTCTGAACTGGACCACAAATGTCTGTGATAATGACGGCCACATGTGGTAGATAATAACATTTACCAACAGCATATTTCCTCAGCAGTGGAGCCTTGTCCTTCCTGCTGAGATAACAGCAATCAGCTGATAGGGTCGCGGGATTGTGAGCTGACACAGACTGCTGAGATTTGTAAGCGTTCTTCAGACTACCTTTGGGTTAAAATCAAACGGCAGATGATGCTCGAGTTGTAGACCTGAGCAGAACTAATATTTCAGCACGTGAATTATGGAAATCGGCCAGCGCAAAAAACCCAACTGTGACAGAGTAAGGTTCCAATTACAGGACAACGCcctgtttttatgatttcaggTCAATAAGGTTGATGATTAAACAGCATTATACTAATGAAGGAGAATCAAATATTCCATTGATTCCAGTGGTGGTGCATGGACAACAATTTTCAGCGAATGTCGAACACAACATTTAAGCCGTCATTCACAAACAGTGAACACTGATAACTGCAAACAGTTTGAGGCCCTTCCTGTAAAGTAATGGTGGCTCTATtctgttatgtttgtttttaggtGATTCATGATTTTGAAAGTAggtttttagaaataaatatgGTGGTGACCTCAGGGACCAGGGTGACTCCAACCAAATGACAGGAGTAATGTGTGGCACTTCCAAAATAACGAATTTGCATTTCACACATGTTCACTCGCTGCTCTGACCAAGTGGCAAAGCTAACTAAACTGCTAgttttccattcattcattattttgaattatGTTTCATAACACTTTGGACCTGCTGAACCAACAAAAATTTCTGAGGAGGACCAAGGTCACACACCACTTATTCTGATCGCCCAGCCGTCATCACCACTCCCTGCCACTGATACTCTGGTGTGCTTGTCACATCATGGCTGCTGGTAGTTTTATTCCACTACAACAAAGCTCTTGCCTTATCTTGTCTCATCAAAGTTTGAACAGAACCAAGAGGAATCTAAGGCGAACCCacacaagaacaacaaacaacccagttttaaatttaatattaatGGCAGTTTTCTTAAATCACTACTTGGGTAGAATTCattgtatgtaaaatgtaaaaacactttgTATGATGCCATAcaagttttttatttgaaaatgtgacaCCTAAGCCCAAGACATACACGGTTTACTTTGTATGTACTTAAGGAACATTACTTATGGTATGATTTTCTATTtgagtacagtatatataattattttgtaattgACTTTGTAATATGAACAGTATAGGGTTAACACCAGGCAAGCGATGAAGAAATGATTTGTCTCATACTCCACCTTCTCTTCACAGACATGTTTGCACAGGTTATCAAAGTCCATCGTTGTAATGAAAGTATTTGTTGAAGcaagataatgtgtgtgtgtgtgtgcgtgtgcatgtgtgtgtgtgtgtgtgtgcgtgtgcgtgtgtgtctagGTGGGTGGGGTTCAAGGAGGTAGTACATAAAGCCTCAGGAGATGCAGGCAAACATTTTGACCATATATTTATCAGTGACACATaaaacatacagtgtgtgtgtgtgtctgcgtgtctgtgtgcatgtgtgtgtgtgtatctgtggagaaGGGAATGGAGATGCCGGAGGCAAAACCTGACCTAATCGGTCATCcatagcaaaaataaataacttggaCTGAGAAACTAAATCTGATCACAGGCCTTTAGCTTAATCTGATCCCATTAGCACTTTGTATATTATTCCCTAGTACAATTGAAGCTTTCGCAACACTGTCCCGAAGTAATTGCTGCTTGTCTCAATTCCAAGACGCTACAACACCATGTAGGTTGCGGCTGAGTATTTAGGGACTAAGCCTTCTCCCTTCAATGCAGCcatatggtctgaaaaattcATCTAACATCTCATTGATTGATAGTATGAAAACTCCAGCATTTGGCCAGATGATTGTAAAAAACTAAGTTATCACTCGtcactgtcatttaaaaatggaGAGCTGCTTGGAGTTACATTCAGGGGTAAATTCTGTTAAAATGTGAATGCAGATGCAGGAATGAAAAACGGATGGGAGGCCGGGGATACATCCAAACATCTGTGTTGATTGTTGatgtaataatttttttggttcttttttaaccatttttacCTTTCCCATTTCCCCTTAATGGGGTTTGCACACATAAGGAAATTAGAGAAAACCCCCTCACACACTAAAACTAGGAATGGGGAGAGGCTCATTACCTTTCTGTAGATGAATAATGTCAGGGTAGTTGGCAAGCAGGCCTTGGTAGAGCGACAGCTTGTCCAGCATTTGGAAGAGGTCATACTTAGGTTGCTCTGCAAACAACTCGCCAATGTTCTCATATGTGCGGCCTGTATGGGAGATGGCGTTGTTGAGGGAGTCTGAGCTGTGGGGAGGATCCAGCATGAATGCCTGGCTGATGGACTGGAAGGAATTTCCCAGCCGCTGGAACTCCTTCCTGAACCCACCCAGGTGTTTACGCACCAGCTCCGAGGCAACATGTGTGAGCTGCATCACACTGTCGTCCATTTTTTTCGCAAAGGACTTGAAGGTGTCGACCCGCTCCTCGACATCCTGAAGGTCCTGGTGTTCGTTAGGGATCTGGAGGGTCAGCATGAAATGGGCGCCCACCATCTCGTCCTTCTCTGCTCGCCTCTTTCCCAGTTTCCACTGCTTGTCGTCAGCACACATTAGAAAGTGCTCAAAGCCTTCATACTGGGAGAGGACTGGGTGACTGGTCATGTGGTTCATCCACAGTATCAATCGTCTCTTCCGCTTCTCGATGAAGTCTTCCTCAAATCGCCCCGTGGCTTGCTTCTCGGGCAGGTGAGGCACAGAGATCACAGTGAACTTGTGCAGTAAGCGGTTGTACAGCCAGTCAAAGTGTTTGTAACGCCTGTAGACGGGATGCCCTGTGTGGCTCGGCGTGACCCGGTAGGAAATGTAGGTCTTGATGCCCTTgaactttgtctgttttgtggGGTCTTCAACGGAGACAGAGAAAGGCTGTGGGTTCGCCTTCCACATGGGCCCCAAAGGACCCATATCGATGGTGTATGATTCAGCGATCTTTGCCATCATGGGTACATCACCCAAAACAAATGCTTCCACCCCTGAGCGGACAAAGCTAGAAAATCGATTCAAGTTCCTGCCCACCATGCTGCCTTTCCTGGAGCTGGAGATGCTGTCCTGTCTCTCCATGTGTGGTTTGGCCCGGTAGTGCACATTGGGGTTGTTGGACTGTGGGCTCTGATGGGCATGTCCATTGGCCCCCGGGCTCCTGGAGTAATCAGCATCCTCCACCACTGTGGACCTGTCGTCCCAGTCGTCCCAGTCGTCATCCTCGTCGTCATCGTACGGTTGCTGCA contains:
- the snx33 gene encoding sorting nexin-33, translated to MSVKAKAIYTFQSENKEEISIQENEELVIFNEKSVDGWYQGENSRGERGLFPASYVEIIRTRSNSNVTDCSISPAGSLGNDSSYFPSIPITPPHLQQPYDDDEDDDWDDWDDRSTVVEDADYSRSPGANGHAHQSPQSNNPNVHYRAKPHMERQDSISSSRKGSMVGRNLNRFSSFVRSGVEAFVLGDVPMMAKIAESYTIDMGPLGPMWKANPQPFSVSVEDPTKQTKFKGIKTYISYRVTPSHTGHPVYRRYKHFDWLYNRLLHKFTVISVPHLPEKQATGRFEEDFIEKRKRRLILWMNHMTSHPVLSQYEGFEHFLMCADDKQWKLGKRRAEKDEMVGAHFMLTLQIPNEHQDLQDVEERVDTFKSFAKKMDDSVMQLTHVASELVRKHLGGFRKEFQRLGNSFQSISQAFMLDPPHSSDSLNNAISHTGRTYENIGELFAEQPKYDLFQMLDKLSLYQGLLANYPDIIHLQKGAFAKVKESQRMTDEGKMDQDEADGIRKRCRTVGFALQAEMSHFHHQREVDFKDMMQAYLTEQIAFYQRVVQQLERTLRMYDCL